From Deinococcus aquaticus, one genomic window encodes:
- a CDS encoding MDR family MFS transporter, with protein sequence MTTPLTPAAPAPTHSGLNEREKILAFVGILTVLFLSSLNLTVVGSAMPRVISDLGGFHLYAWAFTAYSLATTITIPIVGTISDRYGRRPLILLGIAVFTLGSVGLGFVQNMEGLIILRAVQGIGGGTLMAMSFTAIADLFTPIERGRYQGYTGAVWGVSSVVGPLVGGFLTDHLGWRSVFFVNLPFALLAAYFIWRFFRLPAPSAHSPAAHARFDTPGAFLLGASVTTLTLALSWGGGTYPWTSLTIIGLLLGTLMLFTGYALHSARQERPILNLRLLKDRGIAVASFAGFLTSAGMYAAILYLPLYMQGVRGSSASGSGLALAPLMFGMILTSTLSGQVVSRTGRYKNLILMGGLIATAALLLATTLGTDTPLLLAVGIMVLLGLGLGPVNSQLTLAVQNAAPREQLGSATGGNQFFRQIGGTLAVSLFGALVNTHLNSHLAASLPAQARDLPTPVQDAIANPNLLTSPQATAQLGAGLSKLGDGNLLQPILDALRGVMAGAIDQVFLVSAVLVGLAFLATLILPERPLTGRAGLAPRAEDLKASATD encoded by the coding sequence ATGACCACACCACTCACCCCTGCCGCCCCGGCCCCCACGCACAGCGGCCTGAACGAACGCGAGAAGATCCTGGCGTTCGTGGGCATCCTGACCGTGCTGTTCCTGTCGAGCCTCAACCTGACCGTGGTCGGCAGCGCCATGCCGCGCGTCATCAGCGACCTGGGCGGCTTCCACCTGTACGCCTGGGCGTTCACGGCGTACTCGCTGGCCACCACCATCACCATTCCCATCGTGGGCACCATCAGCGACCGCTACGGCCGCCGCCCTCTGATCCTGCTCGGCATCGCCGTGTTCACCCTGGGCAGCGTGGGCCTGGGCTTCGTGCAGAACATGGAAGGCCTGATCATCCTGCGCGCCGTGCAGGGCATCGGCGGCGGCACCCTGATGGCCATGAGCTTCACCGCCATTGCCGACCTGTTCACGCCCATCGAACGCGGCCGCTACCAGGGCTACACCGGGGCCGTCTGGGGCGTCAGCTCGGTGGTCGGGCCGCTCGTCGGGGGCTTCCTGACCGACCACCTGGGCTGGCGCAGCGTGTTCTTCGTGAACCTGCCCTTCGCGCTGCTCGCCGCGTACTTCATCTGGCGCTTCTTCCGCCTGCCTGCCCCCAGCGCGCACAGCCCCGCCGCGCACGCCCGCTTCGACACCCCCGGCGCGTTTCTGCTGGGCGCGTCCGTCACCACCCTCACGCTGGCCCTCTCGTGGGGCGGCGGCACGTACCCCTGGACCAGCCTCACCATCATCGGCCTCCTGCTCGGCACCCTCATGCTGTTCACCGGGTACGCGCTGCACAGTGCCCGCCAGGAACGCCCCATCCTGAACCTGCGCCTCCTGAAAGACCGCGGCATTGCTGTCGCGTCCTTCGCGGGCTTCCTGACCAGCGCCGGCATGTACGCCGCGATCCTGTACCTCCCGCTGTACATGCAGGGCGTGCGCGGCAGCAGCGCCAGCGGCAGCGGCCTGGCCCTGGCCCCTCTGATGTTCGGCATGATCCTCACCAGCACCCTGTCCGGCCAGGTCGTCAGCCGCACCGGCCGTTACAAGAACCTGATCCTGATGGGCGGCCTGATCGCCACCGCCGCGCTGCTGCTGGCCACCACCCTCGGCACCGACACCCCGCTGCTGCTGGCCGTCGGCATCATGGTCCTGCTGGGCCTGGGCCTGGGCCCCGTGAACAGCCAGTTGACCCTGGCCGTGCAGAATGCCGCGCCGCGCGAGCAACTCGGCAGCGCCACCGGCGGCAACCAGTTCTTCCGCCAGATCGGCGGCACGCTGGCCGTCAGCCTGTTCGGCGCACTTGTGAACACCCACCTGAACAGCCACCTCGCCGCCAGCCTCCCTGCCCAGGCCCGCGACCTGCCCACCCCCGTGCAGGACGCCATTGCCAACCCCAACCTGCTGACCAGCCCGCAGGCCACCGCGCAACTCGGCGCGGGCCTCAGCAAGCTCGGAGACGGCAACCTGCTCCAGCCCATCCTGGACGCCCTGCGCGGCGTGATGGCCGGTGCCATCGACCAGGTGTTCCTGGTGTCTGCCGTCCTGGTGGGCCTCGCGTTCCTCGCCACCCTGATCCTCCCGGAACGCCCCCTGACCGGCCGCGCCGGACTGGCCCCCAGAGCCGAGGACCTGAAAGCCAGCGCCACCGA
- a CDS encoding MarR family winged helix-turn-helix transcriptional regulator — translation MNTATSLQPPPAASATDDDLYLLVRTTLRFSRRFKQALDEPLERALGLNTKELLVLASIMDGHDTPGAVAARQNLPAPTVTRIVTKLVGAGLVQRVTDPADLRLQRLQLTPQGQATRARTRATGQDIVQAHFGHLPPEKVQAALAALNALDDALNAAPPAPTGETA, via the coding sequence ATGAATACGGCGACTTCCCTCCAACCCCCACCCGCCGCCAGCGCCACGGACGACGACCTGTACCTGCTCGTCCGCACTACGCTGCGCTTCTCGCGGCGCTTCAAGCAGGCGCTCGACGAACCGCTGGAACGCGCGCTGGGCCTCAACACCAAGGAACTGCTGGTCCTGGCCAGCATCATGGACGGCCACGACACGCCCGGCGCGGTCGCTGCCCGCCAGAACCTGCCCGCCCCCACCGTGACCCGCATCGTCACCAAACTGGTCGGTGCGGGCCTCGTGCAGCGCGTCACGGACCCCGCCGACCTGCGCCTGCAACGCCTGCAACTCACCCCGCAGGGCCAGGCCACCCGCGCCCGCACCCGCGCCACCGGGCAGGACATCGTGCAGGCCCACTTCGGGCACCTGCCCCCGGAAAAAGTTCAGGCCGCCCTGGCCGCCCTGAACGCCCTGGACGACGCGCTGAACGCCGCCCCACCCGCCCCCACCGGAGAGACCGCATGA
- a CDS encoding NUDIX domain-containing protein produces MTFHLVAWAVLLDDQGRVLLGRRSGASYADGLWGLPGGHVETGETLAGAAAREVAEEVGVTLDPVALACLGVARYDLDGTQGLDVFFEARAWVGTPRPLDKTSEVGWFAPGALPEDALPWLGAALDLHLRGGVRLAEQVDGMAQVRALPMAVVGRPD; encoded by the coding sequence GTGACCTTTCATCTGGTGGCGTGGGCGGTGCTGCTGGACGATCAGGGGCGGGTGCTGCTGGGGCGGCGCAGCGGCGCGTCGTACGCGGACGGTCTGTGGGGGCTGCCGGGCGGGCATGTGGAGACGGGGGAGACCCTGGCGGGCGCGGCGGCGCGCGAGGTGGCCGAGGAGGTGGGCGTGACGCTGGACCCGGTGGCACTGGCCTGCCTGGGCGTGGCCCGGTACGACCTGGACGGCACGCAGGGGCTGGACGTGTTCTTCGAGGCGCGTGCCTGGGTGGGAACGCCGCGCCCACTGGACAAGACCTCGGAGGTGGGGTGGTTCGCGCCCGGCGCCCTACCAGAAGACGCGCTGCCGTGGCTGGGCGCGGCGCTGGACCTGCACCTGCGGGGCGGCGTGCGGTTGGCCGAGCAGGTGGATGGCATGGCGCAGGTGCGGGCGTTGCCGATGGCGGTGGTGGGCCGGCCCGACTAA
- a CDS encoding NUDIX domain-containing protein produces the protein MRNLLVWVVVQDERGRVLLGRRDGSAYGHGLWGLPGGQVEPGEGLPEAAAREVREEVGLSLDPPGLRVLGVRRYEVDGAQGTDFLFRAPDWAGVPQALHKTSEVAWFAPGDLPDDALPWLAPLLDAHLNRGVFVTEQLSDVRAARELT, from the coding sequence ATGCGGAATCTGCTGGTGTGGGTGGTCGTGCAGGATGAGCGGGGCCGGGTGCTGCTGGGCCGCCGGGACGGCTCGGCGTACGGGCACGGGCTGTGGGGCCTGCCGGGCGGTCAGGTGGAGCCCGGCGAGGGTCTGCCAGAAGCGGCGGCGCGCGAGGTGCGCGAGGAGGTGGGCCTGAGTCTGGACCCGCCCGGCCTGCGGGTGCTGGGCGTGCGGCGTTACGAGGTGGACGGCGCGCAGGGCACCGACTTCCTGTTCCGCGCGCCGGACTGGGCGGGTGTGCCGCAGGCGCTGCACAAGACCTCGGAGGTGGCGTGGTTCGCGCCGGGCGACCTGCCGGACGACGCGCTGCCCTGGCTGGCGCCGCTGCTGGACGCGCACCTGAACCGGGGTGTGTTCGTGACCGAGCAGCTGTCCGACGTGCGCGCGGCGCGGGAGCTGACGTGA
- a CDS encoding thiamine ABC transporter substrate-binding protein, with product MQTRLTILAALALASAASAQATLTVITHDSFDVDKKLIAAFETQNKAKVRFIKGGDAGELLNRLILTRRAPIADVVYGLDNSLLPRARQADLLQPYRSPALSRVPAAYRLGEDGLLNTVDYGFVALNYDRAWFEKNKVALPRSLDDLKTPTYARLTVVQSPATSSPGLAFLLATVNHYGEAGAWNWWRAARAGGMKVTRGWSDAYYKDFTRNGGRYPIVLSYASSPAAEVFYADGFNPAKLPAQAPTANLFLPGSTYTQLEGVGILKGSKQTALARKFVDFMLSAPVQTDIPTRMWIYPAVKGTPLNPVYTFAQEPTPTPIKADIAANPQRLVDAWVTQVLRAR from the coding sequence ATGCAAACCAGACTGACCATACTTGCCGCACTTGCCCTTGCCAGCGCCGCCAGCGCCCAGGCCACGCTGACCGTCATCACGCACGACTCCTTCGACGTGGACAAGAAGCTGATCGCCGCGTTCGAGACGCAGAACAAGGCAAAGGTGCGCTTCATCAAGGGCGGCGACGCCGGGGAACTCCTGAACCGCCTGATCCTCACCCGCCGCGCCCCCATTGCCGACGTGGTGTACGGCCTGGACAACAGCCTGCTGCCCCGCGCCCGGCAGGCCGACCTCCTCCAGCCCTACAGGAGCCCCGCGCTCTCCCGCGTGCCCGCCGCGTACCGCCTGGGCGAGGACGGCCTGCTGAACACCGTCGACTACGGCTTCGTCGCCCTGAACTACGACCGCGCGTGGTTCGAGAAGAACAAGGTCGCCCTGCCCAGAAGCCTCGACGACCTGAAAACCCCCACCTACGCACGGCTGACCGTCGTGCAGAGCCCCGCCACCAGCAGCCCTGGCCTCGCGTTCCTGCTCGCCACCGTCAACCACTACGGCGAGGCGGGCGCCTGGAACTGGTGGCGCGCCGCCCGCGCCGGAGGCATGAAAGTCACGCGCGGCTGGAGCGACGCTTACTACAAGGACTTCACCCGCAACGGCGGCCGGTACCCCATCGTCCTCAGTTACGCCAGCAGCCCCGCCGCCGAAGTGTTCTACGCCGACGGCTTCAACCCCGCCAAACTCCCCGCGCAGGCCCCGACCGCCAACCTCTTCCTGCCCGGCAGCACCTACACCCAACTTGAGGGCGTGGGCATCCTGAAAGGGAGCAAGCAGACTGCCCTGGCCCGCAAATTCGTGGACTTCATGCTGAGCGCACCCGTCCAGACCGACATCCCCACCCGCATGTGGATCTACCCCGCCGTGAAAGGCACGCCCCTGAACCCCGTCTACACATTCGCGCAGGAACCCACCCCCACCCCCATCAAAGCCGACATCGCCGCCAACCCCCAACGCCTCGTGGACGCCTGGGTCACGCAGGTCCTCAGGGCACGGTGA
- a CDS encoding ABC transporter permease produces MTPPRLTGWLLALPGLIFVAVFLVLPLARTLSEGGVNLSVWADPYFQGRLWWTLAQAGVTTLAALLVGVPLAFLLSRFEVRGKALFLRLLLLPFVTPTLVAVLGLSALLGPQGWITKLTGVDLSDTPALLLLGNLFFNLPVMVRLGYAGFARVPVNAVGAARSLGASAWRAALGVALPLALPGVLAGAVLVFLYSALSFGLPLALGGERYGTLEVEIYTLTALQLRLSEASALIVGQLLLTLVATAAYVRLSAGGVGVAAGGLPGARGGARAALLGLGALVVLVCFAPLLAVVVRGLLGSGGPTLAYWQAILADPDTPLLAWNTVRFGLLALLGAGVLGGLYALGAWRARSRVLDLISLLPLMVSPVSLAVGYLLAFPALAATLPMLIAAYTLLALPLVVRSVLPALRAIPPRLHEAARSLGASRGAAFRSVTFPLAFPALRGGGALALATVLGEFGATLVLSRPEWATLSTGLYERLGRPGERNLGEACALATALLLLSTLAFTLLDGGEGEVT; encoded by the coding sequence ATGACCCCGCCCAGGCTGACAGGTTGGCTCCTCGCCCTGCCGGGCCTGATCTTCGTGGCCGTATTCCTGGTGCTGCCTCTGGCCAGGACGTTATCGGAGGGCGGCGTGAACCTGTCGGTGTGGGCGGACCCGTACTTTCAGGGTCGGTTGTGGTGGACGCTGGCGCAGGCGGGCGTGACGACGCTGGCGGCGCTGCTGGTAGGGGTGCCGCTGGCGTTTCTGCTGTCGCGGTTCGAGGTGCGGGGGAAGGCGTTGTTCCTGCGGCTGTTGCTGTTGCCGTTCGTGACGCCGACGCTGGTGGCGGTGCTGGGTTTGAGTGCGCTGCTGGGCCCGCAGGGGTGGATCACGAAGCTGACGGGCGTGGATCTGAGTGACACGCCGGCGCTGCTGCTGCTGGGGAACCTGTTTTTTAACCTGCCGGTGATGGTGCGGCTGGGGTACGCGGGGTTCGCGCGGGTGCCGGTGAACGCGGTGGGGGCGGCGCGGTCGCTGGGCGCCTCGGCGTGGCGGGCGGCGCTGGGCGTGGCGTTGCCGCTGGCGTTGCCGGGCGTGCTGGCGGGGGCGGTGCTGGTGTTCCTGTACTCGGCGCTGAGTTTCGGCCTTCCGCTGGCGCTGGGCGGCGAGCGGTACGGGACGCTGGAGGTGGAGATCTACACGCTGACGGCTCTGCAACTGCGCCTGTCGGAGGCGAGTGCGCTGATCGTGGGGCAGCTGCTGTTGACGCTGGTGGCGACGGCCGCGTACGTGCGCTTATCAGCGGGCGGGGTGGGCGTGGCGGCGGGCGGCCTGCCGGGAGCGCGGGGTGGGGCGCGGGCGGCGCTGCTGGGCCTGGGGGCGCTGGTGGTGCTGGTGTGCTTCGCGCCGCTGCTGGCGGTCGTGGTGCGGGGCCTGCTGGGGTCCGGCGGCCCGACCCTTGCCTACTGGCAGGCGATCCTGGCCGACCCGGACACGCCGCTGCTGGCGTGGAACACCGTACGCTTCGGGCTGCTGGCGCTGCTGGGCGCGGGCGTGCTGGGCGGCCTGTACGCGCTGGGCGCGTGGCGGGCGCGGTCGCGGGTGCTGGACCTGATCTCGCTGCTGCCGCTGATGGTCTCGCCGGTCAGTCTGGCGGTCGGGTACCTGCTGGCGTTCCCGGCGCTGGCGGCCACGCTGCCCATGCTGATCGCGGCGTACACGCTGCTGGCGCTGCCGCTGGTGGTCCGCTCGGTCCTCCCGGCGCTGCGGGCCATTCCGCCCCGCCTGCACGAGGCGGCGCGGTCCCTGGGAGCCTCTCGCGGCGCGGCATTCCGTTCCGTGACGTTCCCGCTGGCATTTCCGGCCCTGCGGGGCGGCGGGGCGCTGGCCCTGGCGACCGTGCTGGGCGAGTTCGGCGCGACCCTGGTCCTCTCCCGGCCCGAGTGGGCGACCCTGAGCACTGGCCTGTACGAGCGGCTGGGCCGCCCCGGCGAACGCAACCTGGGCGAAGCGTGCGCGCTGGCAACCGCGCTGCTGCTGCTGTCCACCCTGGCCTTCACGCTGCTGGACGGCGGCGAGGGCGAGGTCACGTGA
- a CDS encoding ABC transporter ATP-binding protein, whose amino-acid sequence MSEPLPPALSLRDIQKSFGGVAAVRGVSLDVAAGETVALLGPSGCGKSTVLRVVAGLERPDSGTVTVAGRDVTALPPEARHVGLVFQDYALFPHLSVLGNVAYGPRVRGAGRGVAEARAREALALVDLPGLEARRPAQLSGGQAQRVALARALATGSPLLLLDEPMSNLDERLRAELREGLRALFARVGAGVLLVTHDQREARSLAGRVAVMRAGALVQVGTTEEVFARPASAWVAAFLGESNLLPDGLGWVRFVPEGTLRPGVGEAWPVTARHSVDGGVQVTVAHAWGPLSLTLSAREAAALDGDCLRLSVEESGVRRLPEDRA is encoded by the coding sequence GTGAGTGAGCCGCTGCCCCCTGCCCTATCCCTCCGCGACATCCAGAAATCGTTTGGTGGGGTGGCGGCGGTGCGGGGCGTGTCGCTGGACGTGGCGGCGGGTGAGACGGTGGCGCTGCTGGGCCCGAGCGGCTGCGGCAAGAGCACGGTGCTGCGGGTGGTGGCGGGCCTGGAACGGCCCGACAGTGGGACGGTTACGGTGGCGGGCCGGGACGTGACGGCCCTGCCGCCGGAGGCGCGGCACGTGGGGTTGGTGTTTCAGGATTACGCGTTGTTTCCGCATCTGAGTGTGCTGGGGAACGTGGCGTACGGGCCGCGCGTGCGGGGCGCGGGGCGTGGGGTGGCGGAGGCGCGGGCGCGGGAGGCGCTGGCGCTGGTGGATCTGCCGGGGTTGGAGGCGCGTCGTCCGGCGCAGTTGTCGGGGGGGCAGGCGCAGCGGGTAGCGCTGGCGCGGGCGCTGGCGACGGGTTCGCCGCTGTTGCTGCTGGATGAGCCGATGTCGAACCTGGATGAGCGGCTGCGCGCGGAGTTGCGGGAGGGGCTGCGCGCGCTGTTCGCACGGGTGGGGGCGGGGGTGCTGCTGGTCACGCATGATCAGCGGGAGGCGCGGTCCCTGGCGGGGCGGGTGGCGGTCATGCGGGCGGGGGCGCTGGTGCAGGTGGGAACGACCGAAGAGGTGTTCGCGCGGCCTGCGTCGGCGTGGGTGGCGGCGTTTCTGGGCGAGTCGAACCTGTTGCCGGACGGGCTGGGCTGGGTGCGGTTCGTGCCGGAGGGGACGCTGCGGCCCGGTGTGGGTGAGGCGTGGCCGGTGACGGCGCGCCATTCGGTGGACGGGGGCGTGCAGGTGACGGTCGCGCACGCCTGGGGGCCGCTGTCGCTGACACTGAGTGCGCGGGAGGCGGCCGCGCTGGACGGTGACTGCCTGCGCCTGAGCGTGGAGGAGTCGGGTGTGCGGCGCCTGCCGGAGGACCGCGCGTGA
- a CDS encoding thiamine diphosphokinase, translating to MIGWVLVGGRLVDSPLLAALPRPDVVVAADGGARHAALLGMWGVGHRGAGESGQGVRVDVWVGDFDSSAGVFVDAPREVHPAAKDETDAELAIRVARERGATELVLLGAFGGRFDHALTLALGALRLAERDGLRVTLTSGDEWGWPLTPASPLSLEVPPGATLSVLAVSDLRGLSLGGVRWPLVNADIPLGSGWTVSNEVQGGPVTASLREGRALVTVLPTLPD from the coding sequence GTGATCGGGTGGGTGCTGGTGGGGGGGCGGCTGGTGGATTCGCCGCTGCTGGCGGCGCTGCCCCGCCCGGACGTGGTAGTCGCGGCGGATGGCGGGGCGCGGCACGCGGCGCTGCTGGGCATGTGGGGAGTGGGCCACCGGGGAGCGGGTGAGTCGGGGCAGGGCGTGCGGGTGGACGTGTGGGTGGGTGATTTCGATTCGTCGGCGGGGGTGTTCGTGGACGCGCCGCGTGAGGTGCACCCGGCGGCGAAGGATGAGACGGACGCGGAACTGGCGATCCGGGTGGCGCGGGAGCGCGGCGCGACTGAACTGGTGCTGCTGGGCGCGTTCGGGGGCCGCTTCGATCACGCGCTGACGCTGGCGCTGGGCGCACTCCGGCTGGCCGAGCGCGACGGGCTGCGCGTGACCCTGACCAGCGGGGACGAGTGGGGCTGGCCGCTGACGCCCGCCTCTCCCCTGTCGCTGGAGGTGCCGCCGGGCGCGACCCTGAGCGTGCTGGCCGTCTCGGACCTGCGGGGCCTGAGCCTGGGCGGGGTGCGCTGGCCGCTCGTGAACGCCGATATTCCGCTGGGGAGCGGCTGGACCGTCAGCAACGAGGTGCAGGGGGGGCCGGTGACCGCCTCACTGCGGGAGGGCCGCGCGCTCGTGACGGTCCTGCCCACCCTGCCGGACTGA
- a CDS encoding alpha/beta hydrolase, producing MMRSLTASLLAALALAACSRTPVPAAETRAQDTRTFTAITPTLTATAGADLYQGTMDGIRGKAAYAIEVPANWNKQLIMYTHGYAGDGPELRVQTPSLRAYWLSLGYAWAASSYSSNYYDVQAGVEDTNALANSFSTLTGGKYAQPSKNIIMGFSMGGHVAAAAVEKETAQTAKNRTTYAAAMPACGVMDEEYEFQWLGDYTLVAAHLAGLGSKTFPQGTDTYKALLPDILNASFSSYSGALWQENATQGAKLREVARNLTGGDRPVFNLGFRVAALQGAVFSTGGSDGTVTGILPRNIYGNANTTYRWTNGATPTAAEVAFNASILRVTPAQNPNPAVNGRVRYLPRVNGEVSVPVLTLHTTGDFYVPFKHQQLYRAAMTAAGNGDRLVQRAVRAPGHCDFTAAELVEGFNDLVKWEAGGAKPAGDDVTTPAVIADPNYGCKFTRGTRAGVDACPAN from the coding sequence ATGATGCGTTCCCTGACCGCCAGTCTGCTCGCTGCCCTCGCCCTCGCCGCGTGCTCCCGCACGCCCGTCCCCGCCGCCGAAACCCGCGCGCAGGATACCCGCACCTTCACGGCCATCACGCCCACCCTGACCGCCACGGCCGGCGCGGACCTGTACCAGGGCACCATGGACGGCATTCGCGGCAAGGCCGCCTACGCCATCGAGGTGCCCGCCAACTGGAACAAGCAGCTGATCATGTACACCCACGGGTACGCCGGAGACGGCCCGGAACTGCGCGTGCAGACCCCAAGCCTGCGCGCCTACTGGCTGAGCCTCGGGTACGCCTGGGCTGCCAGCTCGTACTCCTCTAACTACTACGACGTGCAGGCCGGCGTGGAAGACACCAACGCCCTGGCCAACAGCTTCAGCACCCTGACCGGCGGCAAGTACGCCCAGCCCAGCAAGAACATCATCATGGGCTTCAGCATGGGCGGCCACGTCGCCGCCGCCGCCGTCGAGAAGGAAACCGCGCAGACCGCGAAAAACAGAACCACCTACGCCGCCGCGATGCCCGCCTGCGGCGTCATGGACGAGGAATACGAATTCCAGTGGCTGGGCGACTACACCCTGGTCGCCGCGCACCTCGCGGGCCTGGGATCCAAGACCTTCCCGCAGGGCACCGACACGTACAAGGCCCTGCTGCCCGACATCCTGAACGCCAGCTTCAGCTCGTACAGCGGCGCACTCTGGCAGGAGAACGCCACCCAGGGCGCCAAACTCCGCGAGGTCGCCCGCAACCTCACGGGCGGCGACCGCCCCGTGTTCAACCTCGGCTTCCGCGTGGCGGCCCTCCAGGGCGCCGTGTTCAGCACCGGCGGCTCGGACGGCACCGTGACCGGCATCCTGCCCCGCAACATCTACGGCAACGCGAACACCACCTACCGCTGGACGAACGGCGCGACCCCCACCGCCGCCGAGGTCGCCTTCAACGCCAGCATCCTGCGCGTCACGCCCGCCCAGAACCCCAACCCGGCCGTCAATGGCCGCGTCCGCTACCTGCCCCGCGTGAACGGCGAGGTCAGCGTGCCCGTCCTGACCCTGCACACCACCGGGGACTTCTACGTGCCCTTCAAGCACCAGCAGCTGTACCGCGCCGCCATGACCGCCGCCGGGAACGGCGACCGCCTCGTGCAGCGCGCCGTCCGCGCCCCCGGCCACTGCGACTTCACGGCCGCCGAACTCGTCGAGGGCTTCAACGACCTCGTGAAATGGGAAGCTGGCGGCGCGAAACCCGCCGGGGACGACGTGACCACCCCCGCCGTCATCGCCGACCCTAACTACGGCTGCAAATTCACCCGTGGCACCCGCGCCGGCGTGGACGCCTGCCCCGCCAACTGA
- the hemL gene encoding glutamate-1-semialdehyde 2,1-aminomutase: protein MKTELSSAVLPAPTAQSEALFARARAVTPGGVNSPVRAFRSVGGTPRFIASAQGAYLTDADGTRYLDYIGSWGPMILGHNLPAVREAVADALQFGTSFGAPGEREVLLAEQVTRLTGVDRVRFVSSGTEATMSALRLARGATGRKFILKFRGNYHGHADGLLVEAGSGLMTNEGHLGAAAPSSAGVPEEYARLTLVSEYNDPQALDALLAERGHELAAVIFEPVVGNAGVLVPTPEFLAALHRVKEHGALLIADEVMTGFRLSLNGATGLLGLQPDLICWGKIIGGGLPVGAYGGRADVMDFVSPQGPVYQAGTLSGNPLAMAAGLATLTALENDPGLYARLDAYTAQLASGLKEAAQAAGVPVSVNRVGSMLTAFHQDVPDGHVRTYTDAARSDTAAFARWFQGMLARGVYWAPSQFESIFVSGAHGDTELNATLEAAQAAYRDLGGRDLGTHELGAGA from the coding sequence ATGAAGACTGAGCTTAGTTCTGCCGTCCTGCCCGCGCCGACCGCGCAGTCCGAGGCGCTGTTCGCGCGGGCGCGCGCCGTCACGCCCGGCGGGGTGAACAGCCCGGTGCGGGCCTTTCGCAGCGTGGGCGGCACGCCGCGCTTTATTGCCAGCGCGCAGGGCGCGTACCTGACGGACGCGGACGGCACTCGCTACCTGGATTACATCGGGTCGTGGGGGCCGATGATCCTGGGCCACAACCTCCCGGCGGTGCGTGAGGCGGTCGCGGACGCCCTGCAGTTCGGCACGAGTTTCGGCGCGCCCGGCGAACGTGAGGTGCTGCTGGCCGAGCAGGTCACGCGCCTGACCGGCGTGGACCGCGTGCGTTTCGTCAGCAGCGGCACCGAGGCGACCATGAGCGCGCTGCGGCTGGCGCGCGGCGCGACGGGCCGCAAGTTCATCCTGAAATTCCGCGGGAACTACCACGGGCACGCGGACGGCCTGCTCGTCGAGGCCGGGAGCGGCCTGATGACGAACGAGGGGCACCTGGGCGCAGCGGCCCCCAGCAGCGCGGGCGTGCCCGAGGAGTACGCGCGCCTGACGCTGGTCAGCGAGTACAACGACCCGCAGGCGCTGGACGCCCTGCTGGCCGAGCGGGGGCACGAGCTGGCGGCCGTGATCTTCGAGCCGGTCGTGGGGAACGCCGGGGTGCTGGTGCCCACGCCGGAATTCCTGGCGGCGCTGCACCGCGTGAAGGAGCACGGGGCGCTGCTGATCGCCGATGAGGTCATGACCGGGTTCCGCCTGTCCCTGAACGGCGCGACCGGGCTGCTGGGCCTGCAACCGGACCTGATCTGCTGGGGCAAGATCATCGGCGGGGGCCTGCCGGTCGGCGCTTATGGCGGCCGGGCCGACGTGATGGACTTCGTGTCGCCGCAGGGGCCGGTGTACCAGGCGGGCACGCTCAGCGGGAACCCGCTGGCGATGGCGGCGGGCCTGGCGACCCTGACGGCCCTGGAGAACGACCCGGGCCTGTACGCGCGGCTGGACGCCTACACGGCGCAGCTGGCCTCGGGCCTGAAGGAGGCGGCGCAGGCGGCGGGCGTGCCGGTCAGCGTGAACCGGGTGGGCAGCATGCTCACGGCGTTCCATCAGGACGTCCCGGACGGCCATGTGCGCACGTACACCGACGCGGCCCGCAGCGACACGGCCGCCTTCGCCCGCTGGTTCCAGGGGATGCTGGCGCGCGGCGTGTACTGGGCGCCCAGCCAGTTCGAGAGCATCTTCGTGAGCGGCGCGCACGGCGACACGGAACTGAACGCCACGCTGGAGGCCGCGCAGGCCGCGTACCGGGATCTTGGGGGCCGTGACCTGGGGACGCATGAGCTGGGAGCCGGCGCATGA
- a CDS encoding CoA-binding protein: protein MTLLTQTAQIVNVLSTHKVIAVVGFHHDSVKPAYYVPEYMHRQGYTIIPVNPALAARGESYFGHRAVSTLAEIGVPVDIVDIFRRSDKVRLHVPDILAMAPPPKVVWMQLGIRDDAVAAELSKCGMDVVQDRCLLADHRALL from the coding sequence ATGACCCTCCTGACGCAGACGGCGCAGATCGTGAACGTCCTGAGCACCCACAAGGTCATCGCGGTGGTCGGCTTTCACCATGACAGTGTGAAACCCGCGTATTACGTTCCGGAGTACATGCACCGCCAGGGGTACACCATCATTCCCGTGAATCCGGCGCTGGCCGCGCGCGGCGAGAGTTACTTCGGGCACCGCGCGGTGTCCACGCTGGCCGAGATCGGGGTGCCGGTGGATATCGTGGACATCTTCCGCCGCAGCGACAAGGTGAGGTTGCACGTGCCGGACATCCTGGCGATGGCGCCGCCCCCGAAGGTCGTGTGGATGCAACTGGGCATCCGGGACGACGCCGTGGCCGCCGAGCTGAGCAAGTGCGGGATGGACGTGGTGCAGGACCGCTGCCTGCTCGCGGATCACCGCGCGCTGCTGTGA